taaaacaaaataaatttaaatggtattaaataaattttatgattCTTACCATCCTGTCCatcaacttttctttttttggaaCTATTTTCTTCAATATCCAACACAGTATTTGCCATGGCAGGAATTCCCAGATGTGAGGAGAAGACAATATCAATAAATCCATGCCAAACTTGTTCATGACCTAAAAGTGAttgcaattattattattattacagttttacatgtaaataatcatttagttttgtataacaagaggcccaaggaCCTTAACAGCCAcctgttataacaaaatactgtAAAGGAACCATGGAAaggtaaataaatttattatctACCCATCAATTTCCCTTTTTTGATGCTGTTAATTTTACAGAGTGTGATCCAATTTTTCAGATTGCCACACTGTGGTTTTCTGAATCCATATCACTGCTATGTGAAACAACTGATTATGTAGTACACAGTGTGCTTATAAGTAAGCAACTAAGTTTGCTTCCGACTCCCTccctccttctctctctctctctctctctctctctctctctctctctcatgaaatCTACTAATGCACTGTGGTTGCCTTTATGCAGTGTATGCACCCTCTGTAGTATGTTAGCTGGCTTTGTAGCATAACTGCATAGTGTCTGCTTTTGTGCTTATGCCAGGTCACTAACCAGTTAATCCAAGCACTCTGGACATTGGGGGTTCTAGCTAGTGCTAagaaatgtatcaaaaaatagTTCGCATAGATGACGGCAGATATAGAGATGACGGCTTTATTCTATTTAATGGAAGCCCGgatgaaattaaagaattttttgaCATAGGGAACTCTTGTCATAAATATCTGAGATTTACTTATGAATTATCTCACACCAGTGTCAAATTCTTAGACACGACCATATACAAAGGAATAAGATTCTCAGATAGCCAGCGATTAGACATTCGCTCATATATCAAACCAACTAACAGCTTCCAATACCTGCACAGACAGAGTGCTCATAGCTCATCAGTTTTCAAGGGCCTAATTAAAGGAGAATGTACCAGACATCTGAGAAATACTAGTGATCAAGCTGTATTACTAAATATCTTCAAAGATTTCAAAACTCATCTCGAAAAAAGAGGTTACAAACAATCAGAAATTGAACCTATTATGCAAGAAACTCTTTCTGCAAATAGAATGGATCTTCTCAataaacaaaagaagaaaaacaataaaaaggcTGTACCGAACGTTTTGGTGACCAAATTTAACCCATGTATAAAAGGGCTAAGGAAACGGCTTATGAAATACTGGGATAACATACAACATGACGAAGTATGCAAAAAATTATTCACAACACCTCCTATGGTTGCATAcagtaaacacaaaaatataggTGATCTAATCATTAGATCCAAATTAAAACCAAATGAAGTTCAAAGAGATTAACTGATTTATGCATAAGGTGAACTCCTGACGAGGCGGGCCttattataattttgaaatgacaTGTGCTATTAATACCGCCGAAACACTCTTAACTAGCTATGACATATAAGCAATTGACCAAATGCTTCATTAAGAGTGTCGGGTTCTAATAAGTTTAAGACATGTCTGGATGTTAGGATGCCGTCGTTTTTTTGCACCTTTAGCAGATTGTACATGTTGATAACGGTGGCGTTGCATCAATCGGGAGTTTTGGGGTTAATCCCTAaattttattcatgtacatgcGATTAAGGGAATAGTGTACAACAAAAGAAAATGACAAAGAAGATCAGTGAATTTAGCAGCGGGTCTGTCCTATGTTGTCCATCCGATCTTTTTCAGACTGGAAGCTGCAGACAGGAAGCTAGTCAAGTTGAATCAAGCAacatttattcttaaaatgggTTTGTTATGcatgattaaattatttttcaagcATAATAAAACTTAGTTCATGCCAGAATCCAACATTTAAAATAGATTTGTTAGCACTAGCTAGAACCCCCAGAGTCCATAGTGCTTGGATTAGCTGGTTAGTGACCCATACGCATGAGCACAAAAGCGCACACCATGCAGTTATGTTACAAAGCTAGCTAGCATACTACAGAGGGTGTTTAAGGATCAGAGGGTGCATATACTACAGAAGCAAAATAATCACAATCAGTGCATTAGTAAATTGCAGAGAGAgagacggggggggggggggggatcggAAGCCAAAAAAAATTGGCTAAAGGGGTTAGAGCCCCagtttcagagagagagagagaggggggaggCATCGGAAGcagaaaaaaacaagaggcccaggggccacattgctcacctgagcaacttGCTAGGTAGAAGTCGAAATGAGTTCAGTATTGAAGCGAGTGCAGGGGAGGGAGGGTTTGAACAACTTCCTACCGATGCttcagggcgtgatcaaatccaataaagcctgaagggtttatgatagatttgatcacgcccgaccgaaattatcacttcataatattcaaagaatgatttcttattacttgtAGTTGAATGATAATTGTTGTAATGTAATCATAATTTTGATGTAAACCTAAACTTCTAGCCTGTTAGGAATTTAATGGCAATTTCAGTTAAGTGTGAAGTTTTGGATTATGTCACAATCTTTTTCATGCAATTCAGTCGTTACTGTGCTCTTGGTCAACTGATATTATCAACATTGACACTGTAATAGTCTGTTACATGAGCAACCAATGACGGTTTAGAAGAAACTTTCATTTGTCAAGCTTGCGGTTATGAGGCGTGATCTATtatagacgcagttcataaactgttctattaccctcggcgttagcaacacacttagcaacgggtaacattaaaaattgttacatgtgcgaaaattatgcgcgtacggttcgctgtagaattcatgtTAATCCTacataaaagcagtaaaatatgttaaaaattaagacattcagtataacaaaataaatagtgcctgtatgggaggataacagttgaaattttcaccccttgaaaaccattgtcaacctccacttcgtgtcggttgacaatggttttcttggggtgtcaatttcaactgttaccctcccaaacaggcactatttatatactattaCATATGTAGTAGAAATAAATACGTATTTAAAAGTTTGATTGAACATGACTATGACTACTAAGAAATATTAAGACCAACAATAGAAAATAATCTGATATACTCAGACTGACCCTTTAAAATTGCCTCCAACCAATGATTGTTTATGgtgctttaaattttacaaaatttggtttttttttaggattttgttcattttaaaggAAAGGTATATAATTTCTTTAGGATACGTTgtgattgaaatttttttgccaacatatattaaatatatgtgGTTATCCATTGTGTAGTGAAAACGTTAATAAATTTATCCATGTAGCGTCTGTCTGTAGTGAaaacattaatatatttatgagtttgattttttattgaacaatttgTCAAAactgtgaagaaaaaaaattagaaaatgaaaaacctACAGGTTCAAACTTGACTAATTCTATGAGGAAGTAACAAAATGACTAGTTATGTAAATTAAGAAACAGTAGACCCTGAAAACAAAACTAAGGATCTGTTAATCATCAAATAAACATGAAAGTTACAAactctcataaaaatattagGACTTAACTAGTAACGTAAAAAGTAGCTGAAGTACAGGTATTTCCTGAAAACACAAGTAAGGGTGTCCAATTCATCAAATAAAGACAAAATGAACCAAATCATCAAATGAACATGAAAGTTACAAactctcataaaaatataaggACTTGACTAGTAATGTAAAAAGTAGCTGTCAAAGTACAGGTATTTCCTGAAAACACAAGTAAGGGTCTCCAAttggtcaaataaaaacaaaatgaaccAAGATAATCACTATCAGTTGGACATTATaggttaataaaaaaaaattcagtaaattTTCTTCAGCATTTTGTATCAATATAAGCCATGTTTATAAACTTCTTTTGTctggaaaatattaattttggaTATTGGGATGTGTTTAATGAACATACATCCTAGCAGTTTGatggaataaaatatttttttcttaatatttaagGACCCTCTCTAAACAAGTGCATTTGTTTCGCGGGATGGGGGgcattgaaagaaaaatgtcTAAAGGAGTTAATATTGtgcttatttatttaattttcactatatggtgTGTGCATTCACCCccagaaaaaatgttgaaagacAACACAGTATAAGTGAATAGAAATTTCTGTTAATTAGTTCAATagagaaaatacatgtaaataacacgTTCAGTTAATTTATCTTGGCCTTTCAAAATACTAAGAATACTTGAATTAATAAGAATTGAGAACTTTATtgtaaatttctaatttttagaaTTCAGATTTAAGGGAAGATTAATCTAAGCTTAGAAAATACCTTAGAATCAGAACTCTTTAGTGTGCAGTGTAGAGAGGGTTCTTGCACTATAGAGTAAAAATGCAAGAAAGGAAGGAAAACCAATACATCAGCATTGTGTGTGTGTAGATAGAAAACACCTGGtaaaacattattatattaaagacaaaaacaacTAGGCTCATGTTTACAAAGACTGATGTTTCCTTGGATGTTATGagaaatgttattgtcattgaATTTAGGCATTTATATTAAAGTTCAATTTATgaaactgaaagtacatgtatctttgaaataatcatgtcaaaattgaAATTAGCAATAAATTGTGTCAGGAGCCCTTCAACatagtgagaaaaaaaaatggcaactAGCTTGAAACTTGAAAAGATTGTATGCCACAATTCCTACAAGTACATAGCCCATGTACAAGTTATCTACTTAAATTCAACTAGACCATCTATTTAAAACAAGACAACAACACATCAGTTCATGAATTGGCAATAAAAGGTGACATCATTATGCATGTTATCTGTCACATTGCTTCTTTAAATCCATGATAATTTAGTGACGGTAATGCAAGGACAATGACAGGAAGTCACgcaatgttaattattttcagaaCTGTTGGTTCATTTGTGGCTACTTCCACTGTGATGTTTGGATTGGACAAGAGATGATTTTCGATTTTGTCTGCTTCAGAGAAACTTTTAAGGATGCTGTTTGCCTTAATGACGGAATCGTTGATTGTAAATCTCTCCTTACCACAAAGAATTTGGCATTTTATTGAGTTTTGAATGTTGGCCGTTTTCTGCTTCATGCCACATTTGGTACATTTCACAAAAGTAGCTGCTGTATTAAAGGATCCGATGCTCTTGTGACATGCAATACACACATGGGTGATGACACAACTCACAGAATCAATGATAAGTTGTTTCTGATTTGTTGACACTTCTGTTGGTGTGTAGAGACATTTTCCAATGTCGTCAATCTTTTCTACAACAGTGTCTGGACTAGTTGTCAAACTTTTGCCCTCAAATGATCGGACCGAGACATTCGTTATGGAGTAGGAGTCACCAACCTTGATTTGCTGTATTTCTTCACCCCAAATTGTAAGAGGAATGCTTCCAGAAATATCTGAGACAATTAATTTACACTTGTTCAATTCTGTTCCTGACTTGAGAACTTGGGCATCTGCTTCTCCTTTTTCAAAAACCTTTACTTTGACACAAgtctgaaatataaaaatatttataggtaaatatttacatccactgtattgatttctttttttaatttcttaagaAAAGCCATATCCATTAATGAGTGCATGAACAACACTGAGCAATCCACATGTGTCGTTTTCTTGAACAATGGCTGTTCGATCAGTTCTACATACAATATGGCATATTcatcttaaaaacaatatttagtaaacaaatttaattttactttgactgttctttaattgtaaatttaaagtttaattcaattgtaaatacagcaaaactcggttataacgaagtcactAGGACCTAAGAAATTACCTTGTTATATCTGTAATTAGTTATAACCGtttaagaaattcattaaatttacatagctggggatccaagGTGACTTTGCTATATATGTGAATTTGCATTATTGGTGTTTGTACTAAACTAGTTTTActgtttaaacaataaattactttctttgtttgttaatatGAGGAATTGACGCAgcaattatagaaaaatattgatGTATTTTATCTACAATGGCTGCAACATTAATTCCTGTACTAACAaccaaagaaagtattttattatcTAAATTACAACACTAAACTACACTGAGTGGCCAAATGTATTGCAAGAAACATGGGTGACGTCATCATGTTGAACTCGgttcaaatttgttttcaatgttGACGCATAAAGAAATAGATTTGGAATATAAAATTCCAGATGTGAATTAGTTGCTGTATTATTTATTTGCTGGACTGTTTAAGTTTTAACTTGAGCCAACGATTTCTGGTGTGTTGTGAACGTAAAGTAATATTGAAGAAAACAAGAGAATTGTCAACTGAATTGGTGTgagttttgttaaaatttgaacataagGGATGTGTAGAAGACAACCCTGAAGTGGAAGGCACGAGTGACAGATGAAAGGGGTGATCGGGGAATGATGGCCCTGAGAACTGTCCAAAAGGAAAGTAATACCCCCTGCTGGGTTTTCCAGAGGCCAGATAGATGACAGTAGACGGACAAGCTGATTCCTATATACTCCCCAGACTTCGTTTAAGTGGGGTATGATTAACTGTATACTCTGGAGACATTATTTGTAAAACTAATATGTTTCATTTATTCCacaaatttttttcttgatttttaattgaGCTAACATTCGATTTTTACCTTCTGGAAAGCATTGAGGTTTTCCTCTACTTCTTTTATGGTTCTATATTTAGTATGCTCTGGCAACTGGAACTCGAAGTCCAAGTTTCTTGCAGGGGTCATATTTGAGCGGTGGTTATATTTGACATCAAATTTTCCACTTGATTTCAGACTGGGTGACATTTGTACATTGTGAAGTGTCACTGGTGTTCTGAAATGTAACCAAAAAAGAGTTTTACAAACAGTACAATAACTACAATTAGGTACACATTTAACAAGGCCAAGTCTAAATATTTCTACTGTAAgagattttaataataatactGTAGAAAtttatgttgttttgtaaattaaaaatctattttaatgaatattatttactggtattttcttAACAAAGTTTCAGtgcaaattcaaaataccataataaattttctttgtttaccCTAGATGTCAGGTTAACAGATGGTTCAATACTGAACAATAAGAATTTTAAGtcttaatataaaaagtggcaCTATTGACTTCTTGTATTGCACCATGCAAACAAAAATATAGTTTTCTGAATATGTACACCAACATaagttgtaattgcacactggtagtcaaagaaataataaaatttaaaatgactgcaaatgcattaattacaatggtaaaataaggtatcgaacagtattttaaatatatatttgcattttatgtaaaaaaaaaatgttgtttatggaaaatctcccccttagccaagttggtaagggggagattctcccacatagcagctttgaaaggttaacaggtatgttAATTTAAGTTGTgatgttgacatacacaaaatAATGGACATATGATTGCTCCGTTATACTTTTAGATCGATTTATGTCTGGGATAACTAAATTTGGGAAGTTCAAGTAAGACATATTATTGTCATACTTATAAAATAACCGTTTACTGACAATTTGAGCCGAAATCTGTATGGTAGTGAATCGCTGCAAATTGCACCattacacccctgcgaatgtgttgggaatgttttctttattgttgctaagtatgtaataaatccagaggtgcttgaatgaaagttcacgagacttcattgatatttgttcagttcctgtgaaatttcgagcggaagtacaagtgttcggataatattctgaaaatatgtaagtactggtcgattttcatatcatatcctagtttgatttatgttaaaacgggaaaagctttcaagatgtGTCTTATTTCAGCATGTagcagttatttattttaaacgataatattcagaacagagttatcgttcgtgttcaactgcgtgtagagtggttgaaaatagaaacattgggttgcttaataaaatcatagccatgtttgatgcctgtggtgtgcaataccatgttttaaaaaaagtaatgggTGTCCGTTTCAACTTTTgtattaaaacttagtatattgagccattttcaaggaacattctgcataaaatggtatagtttgtttcactattgatgttattactaggtcaggcgcgcattgaaaattaatcctcaggagaGATCTTTTTTAGGCATGTtagttgcaacagcagacaaaaactaatttttgtatagtcacatttatttctagaacacattctATTCATCAGTTAATGAAGATTAAGTTTAAAATCGATAAatctctagattttatatttgactacaagaacCTACTATAGTAGATCTGctgtgaaatagactttatacacgaggtacgatttttactgcgaaactgaaagggtcaaataaaaccacgtggtctaacattttaatgacaataacattcgcaggggtgcattATGTAGATGCAAAGAGCTGTAGCCTTTCCCCAAAAGGGGGGCTACATTATATATTGCAAGTTACCTTCAACTGTTCAAGATGGCGTACAAGGAGAACATTCGTCATAAGAATTCAGAAAACTAGGTACTTGGaattacaatgaaaaaaaatctatacattCAACTGACGCTATTGAAAAAAGCAATTACTTACTTGTTTTTTGACATTTCTAGCATTTGTTGATGTGCGGAGGCACTGAAGGAGACGGCATTGGTGTATTCATCCTTTCGTTGTATTGTCATATTAAAATATCTGCTCCCGTTTGCCGAAAGTTTTACTGGGGACACGCAGTGGATAAATCCAGTCACCATGGTTTCAGGGTCTGATGGTGGCGGATTTTCAtccatctttctttttttctctgaagATGTCATCTTAGCTTCTTGGCTCACTGTTTACTCGCGTGGAGATGACGTTATGCTATTTCGAAGTTTTCGGGcttttttattcaagtataCAAAGAAGTCCGAGATTTTTTCCCGCTAAAATTCTTCATTCCCGCCAAAAAATTGAGTGTGACTAAA
This is a stretch of genomic DNA from Crassostrea angulata isolate pt1a10 chromosome 4, ASM2561291v2, whole genome shotgun sequence. It encodes these proteins:
- the LOC128182052 gene encoding uncharacterized protein LOC128182052, encoding MTSSEKKRKMDENPPPSDPETMVTGFIHCVSPVKLSANGSRYFNMTIQRKDEYTNAVSFSASAHQQMLEMSKNKTPVTLHNVQMSPSLKSSGKFDVKYNHRSNMTPARNLDFEFQLPEHTKYRTIKEVEENLNAFQKTCVKVKVFEKGEADAQVLKSGTELNKCKLIVSDISGSIPLTIWGEEIQQIKVGDSYSITNVSVRSFEGKSLTTSPDTVVEKIDDIGKCLYTPTEVSTNQKQLIIDSVSCVITHVCIACHKSIGSFNTAATFVKCTKCGMKQKTANIQNSIKCQILCGKERFTINDSVIKANSILKSFSEADKIENHLLSNPNITVEVATNEPTVLKIINIA